One Huiozyma naganishii CBS 8797 chromosome 4, complete genome genomic region harbors:
- the KNAG0D04950 gene encoding SWIRM domain-containing protein (similar to Saccharomyces cerevisiae FUN19 (YAL034C) and YOR338W; ancestral locus Anc_7.55): MKSHLQSPKQEFAQLDTKNRAALLPWSPHDRSRMDQGFGPGGTLLGGGGGSGSSFDAGRIDSMLEMENRKTPPMDAGVNIPSPPLSPKMVPLCHRDVPKFTDTQLGGHFALVSPNWPAKTGTQLHDYQRSIEDFCNTYRIFNRGEAQQGQHPADTSVLDTQSHNLRRSPTKRAKNYTTSGPATTSLNTQTVQNGGLRRYVVKKAQKQKHRKDQQSLENRPHKKQHYHHHVPHRPLTSPPPNLASASLVQKVPQYVQGTSWMEVPDHCPATGVLDHLGHKALRVEWKGSPLDLSADPLRDRLHPAELVLASILRLPVDLYLDSKRRLFLEKYCKVQRGLPFRRTDAQKACRIDVNKASRLYQAFEKVGWLDDKHFV; the protein is encoded by the coding sequence ATGAAATCGCATCTACAGTCGCCGAAGCAGGAGTTCGCGCAATTGGACACTAAGAACAGGGCTGCACTTCTCCCATGGTCGCCCCATGATCGCAGCCGCATGGACCAGGGGTTTGGGCCAGGGGGCACTCTTCTAggtggtggcggtggcaGTGGGTCGTCGTTTGACGCTGGAAGGATAGATAGCATGCTGGAGATGGAAAACAGGAAAACTCCGCCGATGGATGCAGGGGTCAATATACCTTCCCCCCCATTGTCGCCCAAGATGGTGCCCCTGTGCCACAGGGATGTACCGAAATTTACAGACACTCAGCTGGGTGGTCATTTCGCACTGGTGTCGCCCAATTGGCCAGCAAAGACAGGAACACAGTTACATGACTACCAGAGGTCAATTGAAGATTTCTGTAACACGTACAGGATTTTCAACAGGGGGGAGGCGCAGCAGGGGCAACACCCTGCCGATACCAGCGTTTTGGACACGCAGTCGCACAATCTGAGAAGGTCCCCCACCAAGAGGGCGAAGAACTACACAACCAGTGGTCCCGCCACAACCAGTCTCAACACGCAGACGGTACAGAATGGCGGATTGAGACGGTACGTCGTGAAGAAGGCACAGAAGCAAAAGCATAGGAAGGACCAGCAATCCTTGGAGAACAGGCCGCACAAAAAGCAGCATTACCATCACCACGTACCACACAGACCACTGACATCGCCTCCCCCAAACCTTGCGTCTGCATCACTCGTGCAGAAAGTACCACAGTACGTCCAAGGTACATCGTGGATGGAGGTCCCAGACCACTGTCCTGCTACGGGAGTGCTGGACCACTTGGGTCACAAGGCGCTGCGCGTCGAGTGGAAAGGGTCACCACTGGATTTGTCCGCAGATCCGCTCAGGGACAGGTTACACCCTGCGGAGCTGGTCCTGGCGTCGATACTACGGTTGCCCGTCGACTTGTACTTGGACTCGAAGAGAAGACTGTTCTTGGAAAAGTACTGCAAAGTGCAGAGGGGATTGCCCTTCAGGAGAACAGACGCACAGAAGGCGTGCAGGATAGACGTGAACAAGGCGTCCAGATTGTATCAAGCATTCGAGAAAGTAGGGTGGTTGGACGACAAACATTTCGTCTAA
- the RPA190 gene encoding DNA-directed RNA polymerase I core subunit RPA190 (similar to Saccharomyces cerevisiae RPA190 (YOR341W); ancestral locus Anc_7.51), with protein sequence MDISKPVGSRISSVDFDVFSAKEVRALSVKQITNPTVLDNLGHPISGGLYDLALGAFLRNMCASCGLDEKFCPGHLGHIELPVPCYNPLFFNQLYIYLRSSCLFCYRFRLKALEVHAFAMKLRLLQHGLIDEAYKLDELKVDGVSAAMAPGNNDEEAEEDNELDGSATGQSKKVSADVMADYAQKLKVLRVEFVDLAIAKAISEGKTTHKGTFTATVSAERKKLVHDFHKRLLARPKCDNCGMFSPKFRKDGFTKIFETALPEKQLTNNRVKGFIREDMIKKKKQAKELANGGSAESDEPEFNIGRNPATKPKTGSTYILSTEVRNILTSVFKSEQEVLQYVFHARPNLAKRYVSANIFFTDVIVVPPTRFRLPSKMGEEIHENSQNQLLSKILTTALLIRDLNDEMSKLQKDKVSVDDRRIIFSRLMNGFVTIQNDVNAFIDSTKAQGSTGGNVPVPGVKQALEKKEGLFRKHMMGKRVNYAARSVISPDPNIETNEIGVPPVFATKLTYPEPVTSYNIAELRQAVINGPDKWPGALQIQNEDGSLVSLIGMTLEQRKALANQLMTPSYVGGATHTLNKKVYRHIKNRDIVIMNRQPTLHKASMMGHKVRVLPGEKTLRLHYANTGAYNADFDGDEMNMHFPQNENARAEAFNLANTDSQYLTPTSGSPVRGLIQDHISAGVWLTSKDSFFTREQYQQYIYGCIRPEDGHATRPKLVTVPPAVWKPVPLWTGKQIITTVLLNVTPADMPGINLKSNNKIKNEYWGKSSEENEVLFKNGELLCGILDKNQYGASKYGIVHSLHEVYGPDIAAKVLSVLGRLFTNYIMATAFTCGMDDLRLTAEGNKWRKDILKTSVDTGREAAAEVTNLEKDTTADDPELLKRLQEVLRDNNKSGILDAVTSSKVNAITSKVVSTCVPDGTMKKFPYNSMQAMALSGAKGSNVNVSQIMCLLGQQALEGRRVPVMVSGKTLPSFKPYETDAMAGGYVKGRFYSGIKPQEYYFHCMAGREGLIDTAVKTSRSGYLQRCLTKQLEGVHVSYDNSVRDGDGTLIQFLYGGDAVDVTKESHMTKFDFCLENYDALLKKYNPSALIEHLDVESALKYSKKSLKYRKKHAKEAHYKQSPKYDPVLAKYNPAKYLGSVSEKFQDKLETFIDKNSKLFKHNDDISEKKFRALMQLKYMRSLINPGEAVGIIASQSVGEPSTQMTLNTFHFAGHGAANVTLGIPRMREIIMTASAAIKTPQMTLPILDDVSDQQADTFSKSISKVLLSEVIDKVTVTETSGTSGKSHSASRAYVVNVKFFDEKEYSEEYDVSKEELQEVIHTNFLHSLEAAIIKEVRKQKKLGGPDVGVAVPVIQEVAPASSKKSEEDNDEEEYHKKTKQSVSYEEPDADEIETMRQAEKSSDEEELNSDMESQSSESEHEEKDIDMDNDFRSAIDEANKNMTNTQRDRQSGVIAAHRYITKYNFDDAEGKWCEFKVELSVDTEKLLMVNIVEDICRKSIINQVPHIDRCVHPEPENGKRVLVTEGVNFQAMWDQEDFIDVDGITSNDVSAVLKVYGVEAARNTIVNEISNVFGRYAISVSFRHLDLIADMMTRQGTYLAFNRQGMETSTSSLMKMSYETTCQFLTKAVLDHERENLDSPSARIVVGKLNNVGTGSFDILAKVPAATEAA encoded by the coding sequence ATGGATATCTCGAAACCCGTTGGGTCGCGGATCAGTTCTGTGGACTTCGACGTCTTTTCGGCAAAGGAGGTCCGTGCCCTCTCGGTGAAGCAGATCACGAACCCGACCGTGCTCGACAACCTGGGCCACCCAATCTCAGGCGGGCTGTATGACCTGGCGCTGGGTGCATTCTTGCGGAATATGTGCGCCAGCTGTGGTCTCGACGAGAAGTTTTGTCCGGGGCATCTCGGACACATAGAACTCCCAGTGCCCTGCTACAACCcgctcttcttcaaccagTTGTACATATACTTACGGAGCTCGTGTCTCTTCTGCTACAGGTTTAGACTTAAGGCTCTCGAGGTGCACGCGTTCGCTATGAAACTGCGGCTACTGCAACACGGGCTCATCGACGAGGCGTACAAGCTCGACGAGTTGAAAGTCGACGGTGTCTCCGCAGCAATGGCCCCCGGGAacaacgacgaagaagCGGAGGAGGACAACGAGCTCGACGGTTCTGCGACTGGCCAATCGAAAAAGGTTTCTGCGGACGTCATGGCTGACTACGcgcagaaactgaaagTACTTAGAGTCGAGTTTGTCGATCTTGCTATTGCAAAGGCGATTTCTGAGGGGAAGACCACACACAAGGGTACTTTCACCGCGACTGTCAGCGCTGAACGGAAGAAACTTGTACACGACTTCCACAAGAGATTGCTCGCAAGACCAAAGTGTGACAACTGTGGGATGTTTTCCCCCAAATTCAGAAAGGACGGATTTACCAAGATCTTCGAGACTGCGCTGCCGGAGAAACAGCTGACCAACAACAGGGTTAAGGGGTTTATCCGTGAGGATATGAttaagaagaagaaacaggcCAAAGAGCTTGCAAACGGGGGATCCGCGGAGAGCGACGAACCGGAGTTCAATATTGGCAGAAACCCAGCTACTAAGCCAAAGACAGGGTCCACCTACATTTTGTCCACCGAAGTGAGGAATATCCTAACATCCGTCTTCAAGTCTGAACAAGAGGTTTTGCAGTACGTGTTTCATGCGAGGCCAAACCTTGCAAAGAGATATGTCTCGGCAaacatcttcttcacaGACGTCATTGTCGTGCCCCCAACAAGGTTCAGACTGCCCTCCAAGATGGGCGAAGAGATTCACGAAAACAGCCAGAACCAACTGTTGTCCAAGATTCTCACGACTGCGTTGCTCATCAGAGATTTGAACGACGAAATGTCTAAATTGCAAAAGGACAAAGTTTCCGTAGATGACCGCAGAATCATCTTCAGCAGACTCATGAACGGGTTTGTCACCATTCAAAACGATGTCAACGCATTCATCGACTCGACAAAGGCGCAAGGTTCCACAGGTGGTAACGTCCCAGTCCCAGGTGTCAAGCAGGCTctagaaaaaaaggaaggtTTGTTCAGAAAGCACATGATGGGGAAGCGTGTTAACTACGCGGCCCGTTCTGTCATCTCGCCAGATCCCAACATCGAAACCAATGAGATCGGTGTTCCACCTGTTTTCGCTACAAAGCTGACATACCCAGAACCAGTCACCTCCTACAACATTGCCGAGCTACGTCAAGCCGTCATCAACGGTCCAGACAAATGGCCAGGTGCTTTGCAGATCCAGAATGAGGACGGGTCCCTTGTCTCGCTGATCGGTATGACCTTGGAACAACGTAAGGCATTGGCCAACCAACTGATGACTCCTTCGTACGTGGGTGGTGCAACgcacactttgaacaaaaaggTGTACCGTCACATCAAAAACAGAGATATTGTCATCATGAACCGTCAGCCAACACTGCACAAGGCCTCCATGATGGGTCACAAAGTGAGAGTCTTGCCCGGTGAAAAAACTTTGCGTCTCCACTACGCAAACACAGGTGCGTATAATGCCGATTTTGACGGTGACGAAATGAACATGCATTTCCCACAAAATGAAAACGCAAGAGCAGAAGCCTTCAATTTGGCGAACACAGATTCTCAGTATTTGACTCCAACGTCGGGTTCTCCAGTGAGAGGTTTGATTCAGGATCATATTTCTGCTGGTGTCTGGTTAACCAGCAAGGATTCGTTCTTCACCAGGGAACAATACCAACAGTACATCTATGGTTGTATCCGCCCAGAGGACGGCCATGCCACCAGACCTAAACTGGTGACTGTTCCACCAGCAGTATGGAAGCCAGTCCCATTGTGGACCGGTAAACAAATTATCACCACTGTTTTGCTCAACGTGACTCCAGCTGACATGCCAGGTATCAATCTAAAATCtaacaacaaaatcaagaacGAATACTGGGGGAAGAGCTCAGAAGAAAACGAAGTTCTTTTCAAGAACGGGGAACTGCTTTGCGGTATCTTGGATAAAAACCAATACGGTGCCTCTAAGTACGGTATCGTCCATTCTTTGCACGAAGTCTATGGGCCCGACATTGCTGCTAAAGTACTCTCCGTCCTTGGTAGATTGTTTACCAACTATATTATGGCAACTGCCTTCACTTGTGGTATGGATGATCTACGTTTGACCGCTGAGGGTAACAAATGGAGAAAGGATATCTTGAAAACCTCTGTTGACACAGGTCGTGAAGCTGCCGCTGAAGTTACCAATCTGGAGAAGGATACGACAGCGGATGATCCAGAACTTCTAAAACgtctccaagaagttttaCGTGACAACAATAAGTCTGGTATTCTAGATGCTGTTACCTCTTCGAAGGTCAACGCTATTACCTCCAAGGTTGTCTCCACTTGTGTTCCAGACGGTACTATGAAGAAGTTCCCTTACAACTCTATGCAAGCTATGGCTCTTTCTGGTGCCAAGGGTTCCAACGTCAATGTCTCTCAAATTATGTGTCTACTTGGTCAGCAAGCTTTGGAAGGTAGAAGAGTGCCCGTCATGGTCAGTGGTAAAACTTTGCCCTCCTTCAAACCTTACGAAACTGATGCCATGGCAGGTGGTTACGTCAAGGGTCGGTTTTACTCCGGTATCAAACCACAGGAATACTACTTTCATTGTATGGCCGGTCGTGAAGGTTTGATTGATACCGCTGTCAAGACGTCTAGATCTGGTTACTTACAGCGTTGTCTAACCAAACAACTGGAAGGTGTCCATGTCTCATACGATAACTCTGTTAGAGACGGTGATGGTACTTTGATCCAATTTTTATACGGTGGTGACGCTGTGGATGTTACCAAAGAGTCTCACATGACAAAGTTCGATTTCTGTCTGGAGAACTACGATgctttgttgaagaagtacaatCCATCTGCCTTGATTGAGCACTTGGATGTTGAAAGTGCATTGAAATACTCCAAGAAGAGTTTGAAATATAGAAAGAAGCATGCCAAGGAGGCCCATTACAAGCAGAGTCCAAAGTACGATCCTGTATTGGCCAAGTATAACCCAGCGAAATACTTGGGGTCGGTGtctgaaaagtttcaagaTAAGTTAGAAACTTTCATAGATAAAAACTCCAAGCTGTTCAAGCATAACGACGATATCAGTGAGAAGAAATTCAGAGCCTTGATGCAATTGAAGTACATGCGTTCTCTAATCAACCCTGGTGAAGCTGTTGGTATTATTGCGTCCCAATCGGTGGGTGAGCCATCTACTCAAATGACGTTGAatactttccattttgCCGGGCACGGTGCTGCTAACGTTACCCTGGGTATCCCACGTATGAGAGAAATTATTATGACCGCTTCTGCAGCGATCAAGACCCCACAAATGACGTTGCCTATCTTGGATGATGTCTCTGATCAACAGGCAGACACTTTCTCGAAATCCATCTCTAAAGTTTTGCTGTCAGAAGTCATTGATAAAGTTACCGTTACTGAAACTTCTGGTACTTCTGGTAAATCGCATTCTGCATCTCGTGCATATGTGGTTAATGTCAAGTTTTTCGACGAGAAGGAATACAGTGAAGAGTACGATGTCTCTAAGGAGGAATTACAAGAGGTGATTCACACTAATTTCTTGCATTCATTGGAGGCTGCCATTATCAAGGAAGTcagaaaacagaagaaactgggtGGTCCTGATGTTGGTGTTGCAGTGCCTGTAATACAGGAGGTTGCACCTGCGTCATCGAAGAAGTCTGAAGAGGATaacgatgaggaggaatACCATAAGAAAACGAAGCAATCTGTGTCTTACGAGGAACCAGATGCTGATGAAATTGAGACTATGAGACAAGCAGAGAAGTCTTCTGACGAGGAAGAATTAAACTCTGATATGGAGTCGCAATCAAGTGAGTCTGAACatgaggagaaggacaTCGACATGGATAACGATTTTAGAAGCGCCATTGATGAAGCGAACAAGAACATGACCAATACCCAACGTGACCGTCAATCCGGTGTCATCGCAGCGCACAGGTACATCACGAAGTACAACTTCGACGATGCTGAAGGTAAATGGTGTGAATTCAAAGTTGAACTATCCGTTGACACTGAGAAATTGCTGATGGTTAACATCGTGGAGGACATCTGTCGGAAATCCATCATCAACCAAGTACCACACATCGACCGTTGTGTCCACCCAGAGCCGGAAAACGGCAAGCGGGTTTTAGTAACCGAAGGTGTTAACTTCCAGGCGATGTGGGATCAAGAGGACTTCATCGACGTGGACGGTATCACCTCCAACGATGTATCTGCTGTGTTGAAGGTTTACGGTGTTGAGGCTGCTAGAAACACCATTGTGAACGAAATCAGCAATGTGTTTGGGCGGTACGCCATCTCCGTCTCGTTCCGTCATTTAGACCTGATCGCAGATATGATGACCAGACAAGGTACGTATCTGGCTTTCAACAGACAAGGTATGGAGACATCCACGTCCTCTTTGATGAAGATGTCCTACGAAACTACGTGTCAATTCCTGACAAAGGCCGTTCTAGACCACGAACGTGAAAACTTGGACAGTCCCTCGGCGCGTATCGTAGTGGGTAAACTGAACAATGTTGGTACTGGTTCATTCGACATTTTAGCCAAAGTCCCAGCTGCCACTGAGGCCGCATAA
- the KNAG0D04990 gene encoding basic helix-loop-helix domain-containing protein (similar to Saccharomyces cerevisiae TYE7 (YOR344C); ancestral locus Anc_7.47), whose amino-acid sequence MILTGFKPQNEIDLGYAGIQLRNDENMPNHMCFEQLDAFAPSTATSSSGEHSPLTDTLFHDQPLDTPSSLITTPTQDQIFISNNPLFTSPTDQRGDTTSTKGPRIKREDSDDVRLQTPKVTPTAKTRTRASSNASSPSAKSRKRLTKHQKEAHNKIEKRYRININTRIAKLQQIIPWVAADDTAFEVSDTVKKSDTPGTKLNKSIILEKAVDYILYLQNNENLYELEVQRLRSELDLMKNVRTTQEFGDNVPPLHQLPTGL is encoded by the coding sequence ATGATATTGACAGGATTCAAACCTCAGAACGAGATTGACCTCGGGTACGCGGGCATCCAGCTAAGAAACGACGAGAACATGCCCAACCACATGTGTTTCGAACAGCTCGACGCATTCGCTCCCTCCACGGCAACCTCCTCCTCAGGGGAGCATTCCCCACTCACGGACACTCTGTTCCACGATCAGCCACTGGACACGCCAAGCTCGCTCATCACTACCCCTACGCAGGACCAGATCTTTATATCGAACAACCCTCTGTTCACGTCGCCCACAGACCAGCGAGGGGACACCACCAGCACAAAGGGGCCTCGCATAAAGCGCGAGGACTCGGATGATGTGCGCCTGCAGACCCCCAAAGTAACGCCCACGGCAAAGACGAGAACGAGAGCCTCATCCAACGCGTCCTCTCCGTCCGCAAAGTCGAGAAAGAGACTGACAAAACATCAAAAGGAGGCACACAACAAAATAGAGAAACGGTACAGGatcaacatcaacactAGGATAGCCAAGCTGCAGCAGATCATTCCGTGGGTCGCAGCGGACGACACAGCGTTCGAAGTGAGCGACACGGTGAAGAAGTCGGACACTCCGGGCAcaaagttgaacaagtcaATAATATTAGAAAAGGCCGTCGACTACATACTGTACTTGCAAAACAACGAAAACTTGTACGAGTTGGAAGTACAAAGATTGAGAAGTGAGCTAGATCTAATGAAAAACGTAAGGACAACACAAGAATTCGGAGACAACGTCCCCCCACTACACCAACTACCAACTGGACTGTGA
- the RBG1 gene encoding GTP-binding protein RBG1 (similar to Saccharomyces cerevisiae RBG1 (YAL036C); ancestral locus Anc_7.49) has translation MSTTVEKIKNVEEEMARTQKNKNTEFHLGQLKAKLAKLRRELLVAASSGGGGGGTGFDVARTGVASVGFVGFPSVGKSTLLSKLTGTESEVAEYEFTTLVTVPGTIRYKGARIQMLDLPGIIDGAKDGRGRGKQVIAVARTCNLLFIVLDVNKPLSHKQIIEKELEGVGIRLNKQPPDILIKKKEKGGISITNTVPLTHLSSDGIRAVMSEYRINSAEIAFRCDATVDDLIDVLEGPSRRYMPAIYVLNKIDSLSLEELELLYRIPNAVPISSGQEWNLDELLQVMWDRLNLVRVYTKPKGRLPDFTDPVVLRSDRCNVRDFCNQIHKSLVDDFRNALVYGTSVKHQPQYVGLGHTLEDEDVVTILKK, from the coding sequence ATGTCGACTACTGTGGAGAAAATTAAGAAtgtggaggaggagatggCGAGGACgcagaagaacaagaacacAGAGTTCCATCTGGGCCAGCTGAAGGCGAAGCTTGCCAAGTTGAGAAGGGAGCTCCTGGTTGCGGCTAGTtccggtggtggtggtggtgggacTGGGTTTGACGTTGCGAGAACGGGTGTTGCCAGTGTTGGGTTTGTTGGGTTCCCCTCCGTTGGTAAGTCGACGCTTTTATCTAAGTTAACCGGTACAGAGTCGGAGGTGGCCGAGTACGAGTTTACTACGCTGGTGACCGTTCCTGGTACTATCCGGTACAAAGGTGCGAGGATCCAAATGCTGGATTTGCCCGGTATCATCGATGGTGCGAAGGACGGTAGAGGTCGTGGTAAGCAAGTCATTGCCGTTGCGAGAACTTGTAACCTGCTGTTTATAGTGCTCGACGTGAACAAACCGCTGTCCCATAAGCAGATTATAgagaaggaattggaagGTGTTGGTATCAGATTGAACAAGCAGCCTCCCGATATCCttatcaagaagaaggagaaaggTGGTATCTCCATCACTAACACTGTGCCACTGACACATTTGAGTTCTGATGGGATCCGTGCTGTCATGAGCGAGTACCGTATCAACAGTGCGGAAATTGCTTTCAGGTGTGACGCTACCGTCGACGACTTGATCGATGTGCTTGAGGGTCCCTCGAGAAGATACATGCCTGCCATCTACGTGCTAAACAAGATCGATTCGCTGTCGCTCGAAGAGTTGGAACTGTTGTACAGAATTCCAAACGCGGTGCCCATCTCTTCGGGCCAAGAGTGGAATCTGGACGAGCTGCTGCAAGTTATGTGGGATCGTCTGAACCTTGTGCGTGTGTATACGAAACCGAAGGGCCGTCTCCCTGACTTCACAGACCCGGTAGTGCTACGGTCGGACCGGTGTAACGTGAGAGACTTCTGTAACCAGATCCACAAATCGTTGGTCGATGATTTCAGAAATGCATTGGTGTACGGTACGAGTGTGAAACATCAGCCCCAGTACGTTGGCTTGGGCCACACattggaggacgaggatgtAGTcacaattttgaagaaataA
- the MTW1 gene encoding MIND complex subunit MTW1 (similar to Saccharomyces cerevisiae MTW1 (YAL034W-A); ancestral locus Anc_7.53) produces MSAPGLQATALMTQHLEFPPVSLLDEIINMVNDIMFKCTEAMENYLLKSPVVNGTDFSGEIKVGVARLETLLEHSVDKNFDRLELYTLRNVFNIPQELIEHDVFRLAHQRDLLVADAPACARSCDELGEKVVQVEREFHRNAQLRERLEKMRIVSSDVKRFKTRVLALCELQGNTQGDLAAVYESIAPIDDTMLLLRTQLKQLYEDNERICSMGKLSSILHSGEQRVSRSQYISQEVHKILQDES; encoded by the coding sequence ATGTCTGCCCCCGGTCTGCAGGCGACCGCGCTGATGACGCAACATTTGGAGTTCCCGCCCGTTTCATTGCTAGACGAGATCATCAACATGGTGAACGATATCATGTTCAAGTGCACGGAGGCGATGGAGAACTACCTGCTGAAGAGCCCCGTGGTCAATGGTACGGATTTCTCTGGAGAGATCAAAGTCGGAGTCGCACGGCTGGAGACTCTGCTGGAACACTCTGTGGACAAGAATTTCGACCGACTCGAACTGTACACGCTTCGGAACGTGTTCAACATCCCACAGGAGCTCATTGAGCACGACGTGTTCCGTCTTGCACACCAGCGTGACCTGCTTGTTGCGGATGCACCGGCGTGCGCGCGCTCCTGTGATGAGCTCGGGGAGAAAGTCGTTCAAGTCGAGCGCGAGTTCCATAGGAACGCACAACTGAGGGAGCGGTTGGAGAAGATGCGTATAGTGAGTAGTGACGTGAAGCGGTTTAAAACACGGGTGCTCGCTCTATGTGAGTTGCAGGGCAACACACAGGGCGATCTTGCCGCTGTTTACGAGTCCATTGCCCCCATTGACGACACAATGCTTCTGTTACGCACGCAGTTGAAACAACTGTACGAGGACAACGAGAGGATCTGTTCAATGGGGAAACTGTCTAGTATCTTGCACTCTGGCGAGCAAAGAGTGTCTCGATCGCAGTACATCTCGCAGGAAGTTCACAAGATCTTGCAGGACGAGTCGTAA